One Pseudomonas fluorescens genomic region harbors:
- the dnaE gene encoding DNA polymerase III subunit alpha yields MPASFVHLRLHTEYSLVDGLVRIKPLVKALAGMNMPAVAVTDQNNMCSLVKFYKNAMGAGIKPICGADLWLSNKDPDAPLSRISLLVMNAKGYRNLTELISRGFIEGQRNGMVIVEREWVAEANEGLIMLSAAKEGEIGMAMIGGNPAEAEALARAWMAVFPNRFYLEIQRTNRPNDEEQLHGAVALADKLGAPLVATNDVRFIKQEDFAAHETRVCIGEGRALDDPRRSKNYSDQQYLKSAEEMIELFSDIPDAIENTIEIAKRCNIDVKLGTHFLPNFPIPDGMTIDEYFRKVSFEGLEERLAVLLPKDTTEDYEAKRQVYVDRLNFELDIIIQMGFPGYFLIVMDFIQWAKNNGVPVGPGRGSGAGSLVAYVQKITDLDPLEYDLLFERFLNPERVSMPDFDVDFCMDGRDRVIDYVAEKYGRNAVSQIITFGSMAAKAVVRDVARVQGKSYGLADRLSKMIPFEVGMTLEKAYEQEEILRDFIKVDEEAAEIWEMARKLEGVVRNVGKHAGGVVIAPTKLTDFSPIYCDEAGDGLVTQFDKDDVEAAGLVKFDFLGLRTLTIIDWALKTINRDRAKVDEPPLDIAFIPLDDKPTYQLLQKAETTAVFQLESRGMKELIKKLKPDCLEDLIALVALFRPGPLQSGMVDDFINRKHGRAELAYPHSDYQYEGLKPVLAPTYGIILYQEQVMQIAQVMAGYTLGGADMLRRAMGKKKPEEMAKQRGGFIEGCATNGIDADLAGNIFDLVEKFAGYGFNKSHSAAYGLVSYQTAWLKAHYPAPFMAAVLSADMHNTDKVVTLIEEVRTMKLRLDAPDVNTSEFKFTVNDDGRIVYGLGAIKGVGEGPVEAITEARQEGPFKDLFDFCARVDLKRINKRTLDGLIRSGALDRLGPYFHDEQKAYQANIDRNRAVLLAAMEEAIKAAEQTARTHDSGHADLFGGLFVEEDADVYASHRKAKELTLKERLKGEKDTLGLYLTGHPIDEYEGEIRRFARQRIIDLKPARDTQTVAGMIIALRVMKNKKGDKMGFITLDDRSGRIEASLFADAFHSAQSLLQTDAMVVVEGEVSNDDFSGGLRLRVKRVMSMEDARTNLAESLRLKLQTRDLKGDQLRWLGDLLKRHRGACPITMEYTSPDAKTLLQFGETWRIDPADALIQALRDQFGRDNVFLQYR; encoded by the coding sequence ATGCCGGCTTCATTCGTTCATCTACGCCTGCACACTGAATACTCCCTGGTCGACGGGCTGGTGCGGATCAAGCCGCTGGTCAAGGCGCTGGCCGGCATGAACATGCCGGCGGTCGCGGTCACCGATCAGAACAACATGTGTTCCCTGGTCAAGTTCTATAAAAACGCCATGGGCGCAGGCATCAAGCCGATCTGCGGCGCCGACCTGTGGCTGTCGAACAAGGATCCGGATGCGCCGTTGAGCCGGATCAGCCTGTTGGTGATGAATGCCAAAGGCTATCGCAACCTCACCGAGTTGATTTCCCGCGGCTTCATCGAAGGCCAGCGCAACGGCATGGTCATTGTCGAGCGCGAGTGGGTGGCCGAAGCCAACGAAGGCCTGATCATGTTGTCCGCCGCCAAAGAAGGCGAGATCGGCATGGCGATGATTGGCGGCAATCCGGCCGAAGCCGAAGCCCTGGCACGCGCCTGGATGGCGGTATTCCCGAATCGGTTCTACCTGGAAATCCAGCGCACCAACCGCCCTAACGATGAAGAGCAACTGCACGGCGCCGTAGCTTTGGCTGACAAGCTCGGCGCGCCGCTGGTCGCGACCAACGATGTGCGGTTCATCAAGCAGGAAGACTTCGCCGCCCACGAAACCCGCGTTTGCATCGGTGAGGGGCGGGCCCTCGACGATCCGCGGCGTTCGAAGAATTACAGCGATCAGCAATACCTCAAAAGCGCCGAGGAAATGATCGAGCTGTTCAGCGATATTCCCGACGCAATCGAAAACACCATCGAGATCGCCAAGCGCTGCAACATCGATGTGAAACTGGGCACGCACTTCTTGCCCAACTTCCCGATTCCCGATGGCATGACCATCGACGAATATTTCCGCAAGGTTTCCTTCGAAGGTCTGGAAGAACGTCTGGCGGTGCTGTTGCCCAAGGACACCACCGAAGACTACGAAGCCAAGCGTCAGGTCTATGTTGATCGCCTGAATTTCGAGCTGGATATCATCATCCAGATGGGGTTCCCCGGTTACTTCCTGATCGTGATGGACTTTATCCAGTGGGCGAAGAACAACGGCGTACCGGTCGGTCCGGGCCGTGGGTCGGGTGCCGGTTCGCTGGTGGCCTATGTACAGAAGATCACCGACCTCGACCCGTTGGAATACGACCTGCTGTTCGAACGTTTCCTTAACCCGGAACGGGTCTCGATGCCCGACTTCGACGTCGACTTCTGCATGGATGGCCGTGACCGGGTCATTGACTACGTGGCCGAGAAGTACGGGCGCAACGCGGTGAGCCAGATCATCACCTTCGGTTCCATGGCCGCCAAGGCTGTGGTCCGCGACGTGGCGCGGGTGCAAGGCAAGTCCTACGGGCTGGCGGATCGTCTGTCGAAGATGATTCCGTTCGAAGTCGGCATGACCCTGGAAAAAGCCTACGAGCAGGAAGAGATCCTGCGGGACTTCATCAAGGTCGATGAAGAGGCGGCGGAAATCTGGGAGATGGCGCGCAAGCTCGAAGGCGTCGTGCGTAACGTCGGTAAACACGCCGGTGGCGTGGTGATCGCCCCGACCAAGCTGACCGACTTCTCGCCGATCTACTGCGACGAGGCCGGTGACGGCCTGGTGACCCAGTTCGACAAGGACGATGTCGAGGCCGCCGGTCTGGTGAAATTCGACTTCCTCGGCCTGCGCACCCTGACGATCATCGATTGGGCGTTGAAGACCATCAACCGTGATCGCGCCAAGGTTGACGAGCCGCCGCTGGATATCGCTTTCATTCCTCTGGATGACAAGCCGACTTATCAGTTGCTGCAAAAGGCCGAAACCACGGCGGTGTTCCAGCTTGAATCCCGCGGCATGAAAGAGCTGATCAAAAAGCTCAAGCCCGACTGCCTGGAAGACTTGATCGCACTGGTGGCGTTGTTCCGTCCGGGCCCGCTGCAGTCGGGCATGGTGGACGACTTCATCAACCGTAAGCACGGTCGCGCCGAACTGGCCTATCCGCACTCGGATTATCAGTACGAAGGCCTCAAACCGGTATTGGCACCGACCTACGGCATCATCCTGTATCAGGAACAGGTGATGCAGATTGCCCAGGTCATGGCGGGCTACACCCTCGGCGGCGCGGACATGCTGCGTCGGGCGATGGGTAAGAAAAAGCCCGAAGAAATGGCCAAGCAGCGCGGCGGTTTCATTGAAGGTTGCGCCACCAACGGCATCGATGCCGACTTGGCCGGTAACATTTTCGACCTGGTGGAAAAATTCGCCGGTTACGGCTTCAACAAATCCCACTCCGCTGCTTACGGTCTGGTGTCATATCAGACGGCTTGGCTGAAAGCGCATTACCCGGCGCCGTTCATGGCCGCGGTACTCTCGGCGGACATGCACAACACCGACAAGGTCGTGACCTTGATCGAAGAAGTGCGGACGATGAAGCTGCGCCTCGACGCGCCGGACGTGAACACTTCGGAGTTCAAGTTCACGGTGAACGACGACGGCCGCATCGTCTACGGCCTCGGCGCGATCAAAGGCGTCGGTGAAGGCCCGGTTGAAGCGATCACCGAAGCGCGACAGGAAGGTCCGTTCAAGGACCTGTTCGATTTCTGCGCTCGAGTCGACCTCAAACGCATCAACAAGCGCACGCTGGATGGTCTGATTCGCAGCGGCGCGCTTGATCGTCTCGGTCCGTATTTCCACGACGAACAAAAAGCCTATCAAGCCAACATCGATCGCAACCGCGCCGTGCTGCTGGCGGCGATGGAGGAAGCGATCAAAGCTGCGGAGCAGACCGCGCGCACCCACGATTCCGGTCACGCCGATCTGTTTGGTGGCTTGTTCGTCGAGGAAGATGCCGACGTTTACGCGTCCCATCGCAAGGCCAAAGAGCTGACCCTCAAGGAGCGTCTCAAAGGTGAAAAAGACACCTTGGGCCTGTACCTGACCGGTCACCCGATTGACGAATACGAAGGCGAGATTCGCCGCTTCGCCCGTCAGCGCATCATCGACCTGAAACCAGCCCGCGACACACAGACCGTGGCCGGGATGATCATTGCCCTGCGCGTGATGAAGAACAAAAAGGGCGACAAGATGGGCTTCATCACCCTCGACGACCGCTCGGGGCGGATCGAGGCGTCGCTGTTTGCCGATGCGTTCCATTCGGCGCAATCGCTGCTGCAGACCGATGCAATGGTCGTGGTCGAAGGCGAAGTCAGCAACGACGATTTCTCCGGTGGCCTGCGCCTGCGGGTCAAGCGCGTGATGAGCATGGAAGATGCGCGCACCAATCTGGCGGAAAGCCTGCGCCTGAAGCTGCAAACCCGGGATCTGAAAGGCGATCAGCTACGCTGGTTGGGGGATCTGCTAAAGCGCCATCGCGGCGCGTGCCCGATCACCATGGAATACACCAGCCCGGATGCGAAGACCTTGCTGCAGTTCGGCGAGACGTGGCGGATCGACCCGGCCGATGCCTTGATTCAGGCACTGCGTGACCAGTTCGGGCGAGACAACGTCTTCCTCCAATACCGTTGA
- a CDS encoding acetyl-CoA carboxylase carboxyltransferase subunit alpha, with protein MNPNFLDFEQPIADLQAKIEELRLVGNDNSLNIGDEISRLQDKSKTLTEDIFGKLTSWQIARLARHPKRPYTLDYIEHIFTEFDELHGDRHFSDDAAIVGGIARLEDQPVMIIGHQKGREVREKVRRNFGMPRPEGYRKACRLMEMAERFKMPILTFIDTPGAYPGIDAEERNQSEAIAWNLRVMSRLKTPIIATVIGEGGSGGALAIGVCDQLNMLQYSTYAVISPEGCASILWKTAEKAPDAAEAMGITAERLKGLGIVDKVIGEPLGGAHRDPAAAAASIRAELSSQLAMLKQFDNEALLKRRYDRLMSYGL; from the coding sequence ATGAACCCGAATTTTCTAGATTTCGAACAGCCGATCGCCGACCTGCAAGCCAAGATCGAAGAGTTGCGCTTGGTCGGTAATGACAATTCGCTGAATATCGGCGATGAGATCTCCCGCCTGCAGGACAAGAGCAAAACGCTGACCGAGGACATCTTCGGCAAGCTGACCAGCTGGCAGATCGCACGCCTGGCGCGTCACCCGAAACGCCCGTACACCCTGGACTACATCGAACATATCTTCACCGAGTTCGACGAGTTGCATGGCGACCGTCACTTCTCCGACGACGCTGCCATTGTTGGCGGCATCGCGCGTCTGGAAGACCAGCCGGTGATGATCATCGGTCATCAGAAGGGCCGTGAAGTGCGCGAAAAAGTTCGCCGCAATTTCGGCATGCCGCGTCCGGAAGGCTATCGCAAGGCCTGCCGTCTGATGGAAATGGCCGAACGCTTCAAAATGCCAATTCTGACCTTCATCGATACTCCGGGAGCCTATCCGGGTATCGACGCTGAAGAGCGCAACCAGAGCGAAGCGATCGCCTGGAACCTGCGCGTGATGTCGCGTCTGAAGACGCCGATCATCGCCACCGTGATCGGTGAAGGTGGTTCCGGCGGCGCACTCGCCATCGGCGTGTGCGATCAACTGAACATGTTGCAGTACTCGACCTATGCGGTTATCTCGCCGGAAGGTTGCGCGTCGATCCTGTGGAAAACCGCGGAAAAAGCACCGGATGCCGCTGAAGCGATGGGTATCACCGCCGAGCGTTTGAAGGGCTTGGGCATCGTCGACAAAGTGATCGGCGAGCCTTTGGGCGGCGCCCACCGCGACCCGGCCGCTGCCGCTGCTTCGATCCGTGCCGAACTGAGTTCGCAACTGGCGATGCTCAAGCAGTTTGATAACGAAGCGCTGCTCAAGCGCCGTTATGATCGCCTGATGAGCTACGGTCTCTAA
- the tilS gene encoding tRNA lysidine(34) synthetase TilS, with protein sequence MNSSKRDLPSRLLLNLEPWRDAAHWRIAFSGGLDSTVLLHLLATLAKTESFPALSAIHIHHGLQAVADAWPQHCQIICDALGIALQVEQVTVQKGASLERAARDARYAVFSALTESNDVLLTGQHRDDQAETLLFRLMRGAGVRGLSGIPAQRPVGQGILVRPLLDFSRAELEAYANAHELTWVEDPSNQNRHFSRNYLRHQVIPMLTQRWPQAQASMARTAAHLREAQGLLDELAQIDLAQAETVHEFAWLGVPSLALAPLAAISDARQRNSLSHWLEPLTSLPDADHWSGWINLRDATTDASPIWRLADGELHRGAGRVWWLSADWLQAPVIGVEWLRPSSALRLPGNGHVRFSGPTPSGPLRIGYRQGGEVMHLADRGHRDLKRLLNERGVPGFVRGRLPLLFRGEELLAVANLSGLDGQMDAGWTLHWQPTDEDQGLR encoded by the coding sequence ATGAATTCTTCGAAGCGTGATTTGCCATCCCGTCTTCTGCTGAACCTTGAGCCCTGGCGCGACGCCGCTCACTGGCGCATCGCCTTCTCCGGCGGCCTCGATTCCACCGTCCTTCTGCATCTGCTCGCCACCCTGGCGAAAACCGAATCCTTCCCTGCGCTAAGCGCAATCCACATTCACCACGGCCTTCAAGCGGTGGCGGACGCATGGCCGCAGCATTGCCAGATTATCTGTGATGCGCTGGGTATCGCGTTACAAGTTGAGCAGGTGACGGTGCAAAAGGGCGCGAGCCTGGAGCGGGCGGCACGGGATGCGCGTTATGCGGTGTTTAGTGCGCTGACCGAAAGCAATGACGTGCTGCTGACCGGCCAGCATCGTGACGATCAAGCGGAAACCCTGTTGTTCCGGTTGATGCGCGGCGCCGGTGTGCGCGGTTTGTCAGGCATTCCTGCGCAACGTCCCGTGGGGCAGGGGATTCTGGTTCGCCCGTTGCTGGACTTTTCGCGGGCCGAGCTGGAGGCGTACGCCAACGCCCACGAACTGACCTGGGTCGAAGATCCGTCGAACCAGAATCGGCATTTCTCACGCAATTATCTCCGCCATCAAGTCATACCGATGCTCACCCAGCGCTGGCCGCAGGCGCAGGCCAGCATGGCGCGCACGGCTGCGCATCTGCGTGAGGCGCAAGGCCTGCTTGATGAGCTGGCGCAGATCGATCTCGCACAAGCTGAAACGGTCCATGAATTCGCTTGGCTGGGCGTCCCATCACTTGCGTTAGCGCCGTTGGCTGCAATATCTGACGCACGCCAGCGAAATTCCCTTAGCCACTGGCTCGAACCGTTGACCAGTCTGCCAGATGCTGACCATTGGTCGGGTTGGATCAACCTGCGCGATGCCACCACCGATGCCTCACCGATCTGGCGTCTGGCCGATGGCGAATTGCACCGCGGCGCCGGTCGCGTCTGGTGGCTCAGCGCCGACTGGCTGCAAGCGCCGGTCATCGGCGTCGAGTGGCTGAGGCCATCGTCAGCGCTACGCTTGCCCGGCAACGGACATGTCAGGTTCAGCGGGCCGACGCCTTCGGGGCCGTTGCGCATTGGCTATCGGCAGGGCGGTGAAGTCATGCACCTGGCCGATCGTGGCCATCGCGATCTCAAACGCCTGCTCAATGAGCGTGGTGTGCCAGGTTTTGTGCGTGGCAGATTGCCGCTGCTGTTTCGTGGTGAAGAATTGCTCGCGGTGGCGAACCTGTCGGGTCTTGATGGTCAGATGGATGCAGGCTGGACATTGCACTGGCAGCCAACAGACGAAGATCAAGGTTTGAGATGA
- a CDS encoding CTP synthase has product MTRYIFVTGGVVSSLGKGIASASLAAILEARGLKVTMLKLDPYINVDPGTMSPFQHGEVFVTHDGAETDLDLGHYERFIRTTMTQNNNFTTGRVYEHVLRKERRGDYLGATIQVIPHITDEIKRRIIKGAGDADVAMVEIGGTVGDIESQPFLEAIRQLRFEVGAKRAMLMHLTLVPYIATAGETKTKPTQHSVKELRSIGLQPDVLVCRSDHPIDISSRRKIAQFTNVEERAVIALEDADTIYKIPGILHSQGLDDFVVERFGLQCGSADLSEWEAVVDAKLNPEHEVTIAMVGKYMELLDAYKSLIEAMSHAGISNRTKVNLRYIDSEDIENQGTALLEGVDAILVPGGFGLRGVEGKITAVQYARENKVPYLGICLGMQVAVIEFARNVMGWKDANSTEFDRASGHPVVGLITEWEDATGAVEVRTESSDLGGTMRLGAQDCLLEPGSKVHDCYGKDVIVERHRHRYEVNNNLLPQIIEAGLKISGRSADAALVEVVEAPDHPWFVACQFHPEFTSTPRDGHPLFSGFVKAALAQHQKKA; this is encoded by the coding sequence ATGACGCGCTACATATTCGTCACGGGCGGTGTTGTTTCTTCATTGGGGAAAGGCATTGCCTCGGCTTCATTGGCGGCTATCCTGGAGGCGCGGGGGCTTAAGGTCACCATGCTTAAGCTGGATCCGTACATCAACGTTGACCCGGGCACCATGAGCCCGTTCCAGCATGGTGAAGTGTTCGTCACCCACGACGGCGCCGAGACCGACCTGGACCTGGGCCACTACGAGCGGTTTATCCGCACGACCATGACCCAGAACAACAACTTCACCACTGGCCGTGTCTACGAGCACGTGCTGCGCAAAGAGCGCCGTGGTGACTACCTGGGTGCAACCATCCAGGTGATTCCGCACATCACCGACGAAATCAAGCGCCGCATCATCAAGGGTGCCGGCGACGCTGACGTGGCCATGGTCGAAATCGGTGGCACCGTGGGCGACATCGAGTCGCAACCGTTCCTCGAAGCCATCCGCCAGCTGCGTTTCGAAGTCGGCGCTAAGCGCGCGATGCTGATGCACCTGACGCTGGTGCCGTACATCGCCACTGCCGGCGAGACCAAGACCAAGCCGACTCAACACTCGGTAAAAGAACTGCGTTCGATCGGTCTGCAGCCGGACGTCCTGGTGTGCCGTTCCGATCATCCGATCGACATCTCGTCGCGTCGCAAGATCGCTCAGTTCACCAACGTTGAAGAACGTGCGGTGATCGCGCTGGAAGACGCCGACACCATCTACAAGATTCCGGGCATCCTGCATTCGCAGGGTCTGGACGATTTCGTTGTCGAGCGTTTTGGCCTGCAATGCGGCAGCGCCGATCTGTCCGAGTGGGAAGCGGTGGTTGACGCCAAGCTGAACCCGGAACACGAAGTGACCATCGCGATGGTCGGCAAGTACATGGAGCTGCTGGACGCTTACAAATCGCTGATCGAAGCGATGAGTCATGCCGGTATCAGCAACCGCACCAAGGTCAATCTGCGTTACATCGATTCCGAAGACATCGAAAACCAGGGCACTGCGCTGCTCGAAGGTGTCGATGCGATTCTGGTCCCGGGCGGGTTCGGTCTGCGTGGCGTGGAAGGCAAGATCACTGCTGTTCAGTACGCTCGCGAAAACAAGGTGCCTTACCTGGGTATCTGCCTGGGTATGCAAGTGGCGGTCATCGAATTCGCCCGTAACGTGATGGGCTGGAAAGACGCCAACTCCACCGAGTTCGATCGTGCCAGCGGCCATCCGGTCGTCGGTCTGATCACCGAGTGGGAAGACGCCACCGGCGCTGTCGAAGTGCGTACCGAATCGTCCGATCTTGGCGGCACCATGCGCCTCGGCGCGCAGGATTGCCTGCTTGAGCCAGGCTCCAAAGTCCATGATTGCTACGGCAAGGACGTGATCGTCGAGCGTCACCGTCACCGCTACGAAGTGAACAACAACCTGCTGCCGCAGATCATCGAAGCCGGCCTGAAAATCTCCGGTCGCTCCGCCGATGCCGCGCTGGTCGAAGTGGTCGAAGCGCCGGATCATCCATGGTTTGTCGCTTGCCAGTTCCACCCTGAGTTCACCTCGACCCCGCGCGATGGTCATCCGCTATTCAGCGGTTTTGTCAAAGCTGCGTTGGCTCAACACCAGAAGAAGGCGTAA
- the kdsA gene encoding 3-deoxy-8-phosphooctulonate synthase, with translation MAQKIIRVGDIEIANDKPMVLFGGMNVLESRDMAMQVCEEYVKVTEKLGIPYVFKASFDKANRSSVTSYRGPGLEEGMRIFQDIKQAFGVPIITDVHEPEQAAVVAEVCDIIQLPAFLSRQTDLVVAMAKTNAVINIKKAQFLAPQEMKHILNKCVEAGNDQLILCERGSSFGYNNLVVDMLGFGIMKQFEYPVFFDVTHALQMPGGRADSAGGRRAQVLDLAKAGMSQSLAGLFLEAHPDPDNAKCDGPCALRLDKLEPFLAQLKALDELVKSFPTVETA, from the coding sequence ATGGCACAGAAGATCATCCGCGTCGGCGACATCGAGATTGCCAACGACAAACCCATGGTGCTGTTCGGCGGCATGAACGTGCTGGAAAGCCGTGACATGGCCATGCAGGTTTGCGAAGAGTATGTGAAGGTCACCGAGAAACTCGGGATCCCTTACGTGTTCAAGGCCAGCTTCGACAAGGCCAACCGGTCTTCTGTGACCTCTTATCGCGGGCCTGGCCTGGAAGAGGGCATGCGCATCTTCCAGGACATCAAGCAAGCCTTCGGCGTGCCGATCATCACCGACGTCCATGAGCCTGAACAGGCCGCGGTCGTCGCTGAGGTCTGCGACATCATTCAGCTGCCGGCCTTTCTGTCGCGCCAGACCGATCTGGTCGTCGCGATGGCCAAGACCAACGCGGTGATCAATATCAAGAAAGCCCAGTTTCTCGCGCCTCAGGAAATGAAACACATCCTGAACAAGTGCGTGGAAGCGGGTAACGATCAACTGATTCTCTGCGAGCGCGGTTCAAGCTTCGGCTACAACAACCTCGTGGTCGACATGCTCGGCTTCGGCATCATGAAGCAGTTCGAGTACCCGGTATTCTTCGACGTGACCCACGCGCTGCAAATGCCGGGTGGTCGCGCCGACTCCGCCGGCGGTCGCCGTGCGCAGGTTCTGGATCTGGCCAAGGCGGGCATGAGCCAGTCGCTGGCGGGCCTGTTCCTGGAAGCCCATCCGGACCCGGACAACGCCAAATGCGACGGCCCTTGCGCCTTGCGTCTGGACAAACTGGAGCCTTTCCTGGCCCAGCTCAAAGCTTTGGACGAATTGGTGAAGAGTTTTCCGACGGTAGAAACCGCGTAA